The region GGCGAACGTACCGTCACCGATATCAATGCCGCCCGGCGAGAGGACGGTGCGCCCCCAGCCATCCGTGCCGCCATTGAAGTTGGTGTAATACGCCGCAGCCGCCTCGGGATAGCCCTGTGGCAGCGACGAGTACTTTCGCTCGCTTTGCGGGTCCCAGTAGTTGTCGTCCACATTCCATGGGCCGACATCCCAGACTGGGGCGATCACCGTCTTGCCGTTGTATTCGAGCTTCACCTCGAACTCATTGCCGCCCTGACTGGACAGCACGCAGAAGCACGGCAGCGCGACAAAGTGATCGTTCGGCTGAATGACGTGCCCGTTCGCGGTCGTATAGCCGACCAGTCCCTCCTGGTAGCCATAGACGCGATATGTTGCACCACCGAGGTGCTGGTGCTGGTCGACGTCGTGGACGGCCTGCGGCGCAGCTACCCCTTCCGGAGCATCCTCAGCAGCAGCAGGTCCACCAACAAACGTGGTTAGCAGCAATACAACCGCGGCAACGAACAATCCGCGCCGAGGTCGCACATACCGATCCCCCATGCGATCCTCATTTCTCCGCTTCCCCAAAAACGTGACGAGGTACACACCGATGATTGCAAGATTGGCAACGCTCTCGATGCGCAGCAGCGTAACACGGAACTCTATAACACGACAAGCGTGACTCTGAGGCAAGAAATCGCACTCTCATGACGCATTGTGAGCCAATTGTGATGGAATCATCGCGCAATCCCGCCGCGCAATATCCTGCGTCCGGAGGGAATGGTGAGGCGCATCACGAGTTCGCCTCGTGACACGCAAGTCAAAGGACAGAGGTGCGGATGGCGTCAGGCGCGGGCTGCGCCCTCTGATTCAGACGGCTGCGCGTCACTCGACACGGTCGGTCGTCGCCCGAGCTTGCCGTTCATGACCATCGCCGCCAGGCAGTCGAGAATGGCGTGAACGCCGAGGAGTGCCGTGTTGTCGGAGACGTCGTACGGCGGCGAGACCTCGACGACCTCCATCCCGATCAGGCCCTCTCCGGCAATATTGCGGATCATCTTCAGCGCCTCGCGCGGCAGTAGCCCGCCCGGCATCGGCGTGCCGGTCCCCGGTGCATACGCCGGATCGACCGAGTCGACATCGAACGAGATCCAGACTGCCTTGGCATTCTTCCAGGCGATCTCCAGCGCGTACTCGACGACGCGGTCGGTGCCGTAGCGGTCCACATCATCAATCGTGATGACGGTCGCCTCGCGCTCGCGGGCGACCTTGAGTCCCTCGCGCGATCCGGTCCAGCCGCCGATGCCGATCTGGACGAGGTTCGAAGCGGGTGCATTCGGGATGTTCGTCGCGTGGAAGAACGGCGAGCCGTGCATCCGCTCGTCCATCCCATATTCCGAGAGGTCGGAGTGGCGGTCGAAGTGGATGATGCCGATGTTGCCGTCGATGAATGGCGCGAGTCCGCGAACATCCGGGTAGCCGATCGCGTGGTCGCCGCCGAGGATGATTGGGAAGACTTCGCGTTCAGCCGCATAGGAGACCGCCTTGGCGATCTGGTCAAACGACTTCTCGATGTTTGACGGGATGATGTTGATATCGCCAGCATCGACCATCTTCAGCGCACTGTTCAGGTCAACGCCGCGTTCGGGGTTGTACCCGCTGGCCAGAGCTGACATCTTGCGCATCGCTTGCGGGCCGAAGCGCGTGCCGGGTCGGAATGTCGCGCCGCCATCGTACGGCGCGCCCATGATGACGACATCCTGCCCGCCGAGCTGGCGCATGTCTTCCAGGTGTTCGCCGTTCATGAAGTTGCCCGAGTTGAAGCGCCAGCGGCCACGAGTGAAGAGCGGCATCATGCGGTCGCGAATGCTCTCGGCTGAGGGCAGGCCGTATTCGAGCAGCATCTGCTGACGTTCCTTGTCGGCGGTGTTGTCCATCTCGGCCTCGGCCTGCATGGCCCAGGTGCCCCGCAACTGGTCGTGCCTGATCCGCTCAGCAGTGTCACTCATCGTCAGACCTATCCTCTCGGCTCGCACACTCTCGGCAGACGCAGCCTACACGGGCTGCGGCAGTCTGTGAAGTGATCGCGCGTGCTCAACTGCCAATCGACGTTGAGGCACGATCAGTTTGTGCTGTATCTGCGAGTCCGCGCGCGTAGCGCATCGCCGCGATTGTCCCGGACAGCAACGCCACAGCCAACGCGATCGCGACCGGTCGTGAGCCGAGCGTATCAACCGCGATCCCTGCCAGCAGTGTCGGGATCAGTGCACCGGCATTACCGATCACGCCCTGCGTGGCAAAGACCTGCCCGCGAGCGTCGTCCGGCGCAACCTCCAGCAGCACGGCTCGCGCGCCGACATTGACAATCGCTGAGAAGAACCCCGCCGGGATCGACACTACCATCGTCGTCGCCGTCCGAGTCGAGAGCCCGAGTTGGTCCGCAACGGACGCCAGCGGAATGCCCGCCGTATCGATCAGGTCAGCGACACCATCAATTGCGCCAAACGCGGCGACGGAGAACGCGAAGCAGATCGTCGCTACGATGGCGATGCGTCCGTGCCCCAGCCAACGCCCGAGCGGTGGTGCGACCCGCAGCCCTACGACCAGCCCGATGACTGCCGGAGCAAACACAAAGACCGTGTTGTCGGCCCCGGTGTTCAGCACGTTCTGCAGGTAGGCCGGCACGATCGCCAGCAGCGCGCTCAGCCCGACCGCGATCAGCACGCCATTCGCAAACGCATTGAACGCCCGACCGCTGCTGGTGGCGACCTGCCAGCCGCGTCGCAGATTGAAAGGGATCGTCCGCCCCGCGCTCTCGCGCGGCTTCAGGCGGCCGATGTCGAGCATGAAGATCGCCGCGACGGCGTAACCTGCCGCGCAGATGGCGACGAACGGGCGCGCATCGGGAAGGCGCAGCAGCAGCGGCGCGAGAATCACCATCCCGGCGACCTGCGCCAGCGTGAGCGCCAGGTTGCCCATCGATGTGCCGTCGGCCAGGCGGCTCTCCGGGAGAATGCGCGCCATCACTGCCGCCTCACCCGGCGAATAAAACTGGTGAATCGTCCAGATGCCCAGCGTCACGCCGAAGAGCACCACAAGACTATCCGGCTCACGAATGAGTGGGACAACGACGAGTGCGCGCAGGATGTTCAGCGTCGTCAGCAGCGCCCGTTGCGGCAGGCGATCGGCGGCCCAGCCGCCGATAAGCCCGAACAGCATCGACGGAATGATCGAGCAAATGACGAACAGCGAAGCGTAGATGCTGCGGTCTGTCCGATCGACGATCAGGATCAGCAGTCCATAGAGCAGCGCGGCCTGCGCCGTCTGCGCCACGAGCCGCGAGAACCACCAGGCGCGAAACACATCGTTGTCGAGGAGCCGGAAATCTTCCCGGCCCTCGCTCGGTGTGCCGCCGATGTTGGTAACACTGGTGACTTGTTGAGTGTGGTCGTCAGGCATCCCCACCACCTGCCCGGTCCGAGCGAGTCACCGGGTTGTTGTAACACGAGTCGCTGTCGCGCCCTGCTCCGGATTGACGCAGACGTACAATCGACCATGCTACGAGGCGAGGTGTAGCGCGGTTCGCCGCAAGCCGGAATCGGAGGCCGCGAGTGGGTGAAGCATGGCAGCGCGTCGTCGCCTCCGGCATCGTCGACGGCCCGAATCCACGGTGTAGTGAGCAGCCGTCGCCAGACCTGCTGGAAGGCATCCGCCTGTTCAACGACGGCGAATTCTTCGAGTGCCACGAGGTACTGGAGGATATCTGGCGCGCCGAGCGCGATCCGATCCGTTACCTGTATCAGGGCATCCTCCAGATTGGGGTTGGCTTTCATCACCTGCGCAACGGAAACTATCGCGGTGCGACCTCGCTGCTCTCCTCCGGCATCGCCAAGGTCCACCGCTTCCAGCCAACCTGCCTGACCATCGACACCGAGCGCCTGGCAGTCGAGTCACAACGCTGCCTCGATGACGTGGAGGCGCTTGGACGAGAACTGCTGAGCGACTTCGACTGGTCGCAGGTCCCGACGGTCCACCTTGTGCCGCCGCCGAGGTGAGACGCGTGATGTGTCGAGCACTCTCGTCTGCGTAGGACTGTATCGAACGGGTGGGAGATTTCTCACTGCGGTTCGAAATGACAGGACACGGGGGTGGGTGCCGTGCCTGGCGAGATGGCATTTCTCACAGGTAAAGCTCGCGCATTTGACCGTGTCAGACGGCCCGATCCTTTTGGGGCGGCATCAACTCCCGTAATCTGTAATTTCCAACCGCAGAGAGAAATCTCTCCACCTGTTCGACTCTGTCCGGTGCGGGAACTGAGAAATCAAGTCGAGACGAGTTACCTATACCAGCGGTGACGTCCAGTCACCGCGCATGGCCGCTTCCTTGCCGACTCCACTACAATCACTCAATGCGGTAATGTTCGGCACGTTTCGGCGGGGCGCACCTGGCGCTTTGTCATTGTCGGGGGATCATGTCTACTACGGGTTCCAATCAACAATCATCATCGAACCAGAAGCTGCACCCGTTGGAGCGTGAGCGCCGTGTGCGTGAGCAGATCGCGCAGCTTCGCGAAGGCCCGCCCGAACTGTTGCAGCCGCTGGCGTCCTACGTTGTTTACGAGCTCGGCCGCCGTGTCCGGATGGGCCAGCTCACCTACGACGACATCCACCGCGATGAAGTTCTCGACTCTGCCGTCGCGTCGGCTCTTGGCCGCCTGCAGGAGCAGGGCGAGCCGCTGCGCGACATCTCGTCCTACCTTCGGGCACGCGCGCAGGACACCATCAGTCGCGAGGTGCGCCGGGTTGGTCAGGAACGCCGTCAGCACATTTCGCTGGAGCAAACCGTCATGTCTGGCGAGGACGGTGAAGGTGGCGAGGAGGTTCGCGTTGCCGACCTCATCCCCGATCCGAACGCGCGCGAGCCGGAGCAGGTCGTCGTCGATAACGAAACGCTCGCGTACCTGATCGACATTCTGTCCGATGTCCCCGATCTCTGGCGGACGATCTTTCTGCAGCGCACTGTACAGGAGCGGTCGGCCCGTGAGGTCGCTGAGCTTGAGGGGCTCGATATCGACGAAGTTCGCCGCATCACGCTGCGCACACGTCAGTATCTTCGCGATCGCTACGTCACTGAGTACGACGAACTTTTCGATCTGGACGCCTGACCCCGCGCTTCGTCGTTTCCCCCACGCTAAATGAACAACTGACCATCGCCCGGTAGCCACGCCCATCCTGCCTGCTGCCGCCTGCGTGATTGTCTCCGCATGTCGGCGCAGGTACGATCCTGACGAATAGTGTGGTGGACGATATCGGGGAGGGATACGACGTGAATCGAGGCTGGGTCATTGAGGCAGTGCAACAGATTGAGCGTGATTTTCAGCGCTCAGCGGACACACACTTGCTGCGACTGGAATTGCCGGCCGCACCTGGGGTCGATCTCTACATCAAGGACGAATCGACACATCCTACCGGGAGTCTGAAGCACCGGCTCGCGCGATCATTGTTCCTCTACGGCCTCTGCAATGGCTGGATCGCTGAAGGTACGACGATCATCGAGTCGTCATCGGGCAGCACCGCCGTGTCTGAGGCGTACTTCGCGCGCCTGCTCGGCCTGCCATTCGTTGCCGTCATGCCGCGCGGCACGTCCGCCGCCAAGGTCGCGCAGATCGCGTTCTACGGCGGGCAGTCGCACTTCGTCGACAACCCGGCTGAGATCTACTCCGAGGCGCAGCGGCTCGCTGCCGAGTGCGGCGGCCACAACATGGATCAGTTCACCTACGCCGAACGTGCGACCGACTGGCGCGGCAACAACAACATCGCCGAATCGATGTTCGAGCAGGTCAGCCACGAGCGCCATCCGGTGCCACGCTGGGTCGTGACCGGTGCCGGCACCGGCGGCACCTCCGCGACCATTGGCCGCTTCATCCGCTATCAGGGTCTGGATACGCGCCTCTGCGTCGTCGATCCCGAGAACTCGGTGTTTCTCGACTACTTCGAGCACGGCGACCCGAATGTCACCAGCGCCAAGGGCAGCGGCGTCGAGGGCATCGGGCGTCCGCGCGTGGAACCGTCGTTCGTCCCTGAGGTTGTCGATCGCATGCTGCGCGTGCCGAACGCAGCTTCGTACGCCGGTGTCCGCTTTCTGGAGCAGCACCTTGGCCGGAAGTACGGCGGCTCGACCGGCACCTGTGTCTACGGCGCGATGCAGCTCGCCGCTGAGCTTGTCGCGGCCGGCGAGCATGGCGCGATCATGATGATTGCCGGGGATCCGGGCGAGCGCTACCTCGACACGTACTATAACGATGCCTGGCTGGCTGAGAACGGCCACGACATCGCGCCGTACCTCAGCCAGCTCGCAACCGCCTACGAAACTGGCGGCTGGCCGTCGCTCGAGTCGGGCACCAGCACGTAGCCGACCGCAGGTCTGTTCTCGATCAACGGCGGCTCGCCCAGCTTGTTGCGCAGGCGGTTGAGTGTCACCCGCAAGATGTGGGGCTCGTCCGCGTACTCGGGCCCCCAGACTGCGGTGAGTAGCGCACCGTGGGTGAACACACGGTTCGGGTGCCGCGCCAACTGCAGCAGGAGCCTGAACTCGGTCGGCGTCACACGCACCTCGTCGCCGAAGCGCCAGACGCGCCGATCGACGACAGAGACGGTTAGCGAGCCGGTCTGGATCGTATCTGGCTCGCGTTCGCGTGGTCGTCGTCGCATGACCGACCGCACGCGCGCGAGCAGCTCGTTGACCCGAAAGGGCTTCGTCAGGTAGTCGTCGGCCCCGGCATCGAGTGTCGCGACCAGCGATTCCTCGTTGGTGTCGGCCGTCACGACAACAACCGGCACGTCTCCGGCGGCGCGGATCTGGCTGACCAGCCCGCGCCCCGAACCGTCCGGCAGCATCAGGTCGACGACCAGCAGGTCGGGCAAGCGCTCCGACCAGAGCAGAAAGCCTTCAGCAGCCGTCATCGCGGTGATGACGTTGAACCCGGCCTCGCTCAGGTGGCGGGCGATCAGTGTCTGAATATCGGGATCATCTTCGACGACAAGAACCAGCGTCTGATCTCGTCCGGTGGTGTCGTCCATCACTCATGCTCCTGATCTCGTACCCTCCCCCGCTATTGATGATGCCTGTCCGGAGCCGGTCTGTGCCACTGACGGCAAGAGTAGAATCGAATGTAGCGAACCCGCGTGGATACGCCACGCACCGCGAAAGGTGGGGAGAATGCCTCAGAAATCGGACACGCTCCTCGGCTTGCAGACTCGCCTTCGCCAGCAAGGCCGTCGCCTGACGCCGCAACGTCTGCTTATCCTTGAGTTGCTCTTCTCGCACGGCGATCACATGACGGCAGAAGAGATCTTCACCG is a window of Thermomicrobiales bacterium DNA encoding:
- a CDS encoding response regulator transcription factor, which encodes MDDTTGRDQTLVLVVEDDPDIQTLIARHLSEAGFNVITAMTAAEGFLLWSERLPDLLVVDLMLPDGSGRGLVSQIRAAGDVPVVVVTADTNEESLVATLDAGADDYLTKPFRVNELLARVRSVMRRRPREREPDTIQTGSLTVSVVDRRVWRFGDEVRVTPTEFRLLLQLARHPNRVFTHGALLTAVWGPEYADEPHILRVTLNRLRNKLGEPPLIENRPAVGYVLVPDSSDGQPPVS
- a CDS encoding MFS transporter, with the protein product MPDDHTQQVTSVTNIGGTPSEGREDFRLLDNDVFRAWWFSRLVAQTAQAALLYGLLILIVDRTDRSIYASLFVICSIIPSMLFGLIGGWAADRLPQRALLTTLNILRALVVVPLIREPDSLVVLFGVTLGIWTIHQFYSPGEAAVMARILPESRLADGTSMGNLALTLAQVAGMVILAPLLLRLPDARPFVAICAAGYAVAAIFMLDIGRLKPRESAGRTIPFNLRRGWQVATSSGRAFNAFANGVLIAVGLSALLAIVPAYLQNVLNTGADNTVFVFAPAVIGLVVGLRVAPPLGRWLGHGRIAIVATICFAFSVAAFGAIDGVADLIDTAGIPLASVADQLGLSTRTATTMVVSIPAGFFSAIVNVGARAVLLEVAPDDARGQVFATQGVIGNAGALIPTLLAGIAVDTLGSRPVAIALAVALLSGTIAAMRYARGLADTAQTDRASTSIGS
- a CDS encoding DUF309 domain-containing protein, with amino-acid sequence MGEAWQRVVASGIVDGPNPRCSEQPSPDLLEGIRLFNDGEFFECHEVLEDIWRAERDPIRYLYQGILQIGVGFHHLRNGNYRGATSLLSSGIAKVHRFQPTCLTIDTERLAVESQRCLDDVEALGRELLSDFDWSQVPTVHLVPPPR
- a CDS encoding PLP-dependent cysteine synthase family protein; this encodes MNRGWVIEAVQQIERDFQRSADTHLLRLELPAAPGVDLYIKDESTHPTGSLKHRLARSLFLYGLCNGWIAEGTTIIESSSGSTAVSEAYFARLLGLPFVAVMPRGTSAAKVAQIAFYGGQSHFVDNPAEIYSEAQRLAAECGGHNMDQFTYAERATDWRGNNNIAESMFEQVSHERHPVPRWVVTGAGTGGTSATIGRFIRYQGLDTRLCVVDPENSVFLDYFEHGDPNVTSAKGSGVEGIGRPRVEPSFVPEVVDRMLRVPNAASYAGVRFLEQHLGRKYGGSTGTCVYGAMQLAAELVAAGEHGAIMMIAGDPGERYLDTYYNDAWLAENGHDIAPYLSQLATAYETGGWPSLESGTST
- a CDS encoding agmatinase family protein, with product MSDTAERIRHDQLRGTWAMQAEAEMDNTADKERQQMLLEYGLPSAESIRDRMMPLFTRGRWRFNSGNFMNGEHLEDMRQLGGQDVVIMGAPYDGGATFRPGTRFGPQAMRKMSALASGYNPERGVDLNSALKMVDAGDINIIPSNIEKSFDQIAKAVSYAAEREVFPIILGGDHAIGYPDVRGLAPFIDGNIGIIHFDRHSDLSEYGMDERMHGSPFFHATNIPNAPASNLVQIGIGGWTGSREGLKVAREREATVITIDDVDRYGTDRVVEYALEIAWKNAKAVWISFDVDSVDPAYAPGTGTPMPGGLLPREALKMIRNIAGEGLIGMEVVEVSPPYDVSDNTALLGVHAILDCLAAMVMNGKLGRRPTVSSDAQPSESEGAARA